The Amylolactobacillus amylophilus DSM 20533 = JCM 1125 genome contains a region encoding:
- a CDS encoding ABC transporter ATP-binding protein produces MIKTLMKSIRQYKKMSILSPILVASEVLVEIFIPFLMANIIDSGIMKQNLDYILRLGSLLIVITIVSLVLGAGASWVSSQAGAGFAANLRQDLFAHIQTFSFTNIDKFSTSSLVTRLTTDIANIQMAYQMLIRIAVRAPLMMIFSVIMAFNVSGELALIFVVLVPVLALTLTVIIKSAYPLFNLVFRRYDVLNRVVRENVRGIREVKTYVQEDNEIEKFEGASESIFSVFSKAQKIVSLNAPTMQFFLNAAVLLVSWFGAKLIVGGSLQTGELVSMYAYSNSILFSLNMLAMIITQIAISQASGRRIAEVLHEKSTIENPTKPVTEVSDGSIKFDHVSFHYLKEGKAPVLDDINLSIKAGEVIGIIGETGSGKSSLVSLIPRLYDPTQGTIEVGGCNVLTYDLKTLRDNVAMVLQNNVLFSGTIAENLRWGNENATDEEVLAASKVAHADDFVQELPDGYNTMIEQGGNNVSGGQKQRLTIARALLKKPKILILDDSTSAVDTATEKDIREALRTQMAETTTIIISQRIVSIKDADGIIVMNHGKIEDIGTHDELIERNALYHDINQYQTEKDGE; encoded by the coding sequence ATGATTAAAACGTTAATGAAATCGATAAGGCAATACAAGAAAATGTCGATTTTATCGCCGATATTAGTGGCGAGCGAAGTGTTAGTAGAAATATTTATTCCCTTCTTGATGGCAAACATCATCGATAGCGGGATAATGAAGCAGAATTTAGATTACATCTTACGATTAGGTTCGTTATTGATTGTAATCACAATTGTTTCGCTGGTTCTTGGGGCCGGCGCTAGCTGGGTTTCCTCTCAAGCGGGAGCCGGCTTTGCGGCTAATCTGCGGCAAGATTTATTTGCCCACATTCAGACCTTCTCTTTTACAAACATTGATAAGTTCTCCACCTCGAGCTTGGTGACACGCTTGACGACCGACATCGCGAACATTCAGATGGCATACCAAATGCTGATTAGAATTGCGGTCCGTGCGCCGCTCATGATGATTTTCTCCGTCATCATGGCCTTTAACGTCAGTGGCGAACTGGCGTTGATTTTCGTCGTCTTGGTGCCTGTTCTGGCATTAACGCTGACGGTCATTATCAAGTCTGCATATCCACTGTTTAACCTGGTTTTCCGACGCTATGATGTCTTAAACCGGGTAGTGCGGGAGAATGTGCGTGGTATCCGCGAAGTGAAGACTTATGTCCAAGAGGATAACGAGATTGAGAAATTTGAGGGTGCATCAGAATCCATCTTCTCAGTCTTCTCAAAGGCCCAGAAGATTGTTTCGTTAAACGCACCCACAATGCAGTTCTTTTTGAACGCAGCGGTATTGCTGGTTTCCTGGTTCGGTGCCAAGCTGATTGTCGGCGGTAGCCTGCAGACTGGTGAACTGGTCAGCATGTATGCATACTCCAATTCAATTCTCTTTAGTTTGAACATGCTCGCGATGATTATCACTCAAATTGCCATTTCTCAGGCGAGCGGACGCAGAATTGCCGAAGTGCTTCACGAGAAGTCCACAATTGAAAACCCGACGAAGCCTGTGACGGAAGTCAGTGATGGCTCAATTAAGTTCGATCACGTTTCTTTCCATTACCTGAAGGAGGGCAAGGCGCCTGTCTTAGATGACATCAACTTGTCGATTAAGGCCGGGGAAGTGATTGGTATTATCGGTGAGACGGGCTCTGGTAAGAGTTCACTGGTCTCGCTGATCCCAAGACTCTACGATCCAACGCAAGGCACGATTGAGGTCGGTGGCTGCAATGTCTTAACCTACGACTTAAAGACACTGCGAGATAACGTGGCCATGGTGTTGCAGAATAACGTCCTCTTCTCGGGCACGATAGCGGAGAATCTCCGTTGGGGTAATGAGAATGCGACCGATGAGGAAGTATTGGCTGCATCAAAGGTTGCCCACGCCGATGATTTCGTGCAGGAATTGCCAGACGGCTATAATACGATGATTGAGCAGGGAGGGAACAACGTCTCCGGTGGTCAGAAGCAGCGGCTAACGATTGCTCGTGCTCTTTTGAAGAAACCGAAGATTTTGATTCTTGATGACTCCACATCAGCTGTTGATACTGCTACCGAGAAGGATATTCGTGAGGCCTTGAGAACACAAATGGCTGAAACGACGACAATCATTATTTCACAGCGAATCGTATCTATTAAAGATGCGGACGGAATTATTGTAATGAATCATGGCAAAATCGAGGATATCGGGACGCATGACGAACTGATTGAAAGAAACGCACTTTACCATGACATCAACCAATATCAAACAGAAAAGGATGGTGAATAG
- a CDS encoding ABC transporter ATP-binding protein gives MDASVKTAPRKKSATLRRLLKFIISTYKVTFLLSMLAIIIAAASTVAGSLFLQRLIDDYIVPMTKQSVPNFGPLLQAIVVMGTIYLIGVIATFFFTRTMAVLGQRLQKKIRDEMFIHMEKLPISYFDQNDYGDVMSRFTNDVDTLMQMISQSIPQFLNSLFNLVFVVIGMLTLSPLLTLISFVVFGLSISVVKFLTGKSSSYFKQQQNKMGHVNGYGEEILNGLKVVKVFSHEPMVKAQFNLLNQDLKTVSGNANGFATMLFPIMGNVGNLLYVLIALIGGTFVVNGVSGLTLGAIAAFLQLSRSFSMPIAQISQQLNTIVLALAGAQRIFQLQDEVEEEDHGQVTITHDDQVKSQWLWHNTADGSTTPVRGKIVFEHVDFGYVPGKTILHDINIDAKPGMKIALVGQTGAGKTTISNMINRFYEISAGKLTFDGIDVRDINKSALRQAMAIVLQETNLFSGTVMENIRFGNPEATDNEIFHAAKLAHADQFIKDLENGFNTRIDGDGSDLSQGQKQLLSIARAMVSDTPLMILDEATSSIDTKTERLVQAGMDNLLAGRTSFVIAHRLSTIANADLILVIDHGRIIEQGNHEELIEKHGEYYQLYTGKKELD, from the coding sequence ATGGACGCATCAGTCAAAACAGCTCCAAGAAAGAAAAGCGCCACATTAAGACGTCTATTGAAGTTCATCATTTCAACCTATAAAGTCACATTTTTACTGTCGATGCTCGCAATCATCATTGCAGCTGCAAGTACGGTGGCTGGTTCATTATTCCTTCAACGATTAATTGACGATTACATTGTACCAATGACGAAGCAAAGCGTACCGAACTTTGGTCCACTGCTGCAGGCAATTGTCGTGATGGGTACCATCTACCTAATTGGGGTGATTGCAACGTTCTTCTTCACAAGAACGATGGCTGTTCTCGGCCAGAGACTGCAGAAGAAGATCCGTGATGAGATGTTTATTCACATGGAGAAGCTGCCAATCAGCTACTTCGACCAGAACGACTACGGTGATGTGATGAGTCGCTTCACAAACGATGTTGACACATTGATGCAGATGATTTCACAGAGTATTCCCCAGTTCCTGAACTCTTTGTTTAACTTGGTGTTCGTTGTGATTGGGATGCTCACTCTGAGCCCACTTCTGACTCTCATCTCGTTTGTCGTATTCGGCTTGAGTATCAGCGTGGTGAAGTTCCTTACAGGTAAAAGTAGTAGCTACTTCAAGCAACAGCAGAACAAGATGGGCCACGTTAACGGTTATGGCGAAGAGATTCTAAACGGCCTGAAGGTCGTCAAGGTCTTCTCGCACGAACCAATGGTTAAGGCACAATTCAACCTGCTGAACCAGGATTTAAAAACCGTTTCTGGGAATGCCAATGGGTTCGCCACGATGCTTTTCCCAATCATGGGAAACGTTGGTAACCTACTATACGTCCTAATTGCACTCATTGGTGGTACTTTTGTGGTCAACGGTGTCAGTGGCTTGACGCTAGGCGCAATTGCAGCATTCTTGCAACTCAGTCGCTCATTCAGCATGCCGATTGCTCAAATTTCGCAACAACTGAACACCATCGTCCTTGCCCTAGCTGGTGCACAACGGATTTTCCAATTGCAGGATGAGGTTGAGGAAGAAGATCATGGCCAAGTCACCATCACCCACGACGATCAAGTTAAGAGTCAGTGGCTCTGGCATAATACCGCTGACGGCAGTACTACACCCGTACGCGGTAAGATTGTATTTGAGCACGTGGACTTCGGCTATGTGCCAGGCAAAACAATTTTGCACGACATCAACATCGATGCAAAGCCCGGCATGAAGATTGCTCTGGTGGGGCAGACTGGTGCTGGTAAGACGACGATTAGTAATATGATTAACCGATTCTACGAGATTAGTGCAGGTAAGCTTACTTTCGATGGAATCGATGTTCGAGATATCAACAAAAGCGCGCTTAGACAGGCGATGGCCATCGTGCTGCAGGAGACGAACCTGTTCTCGGGTACGGTGATGGAAAACATTCGTTTCGGTAACCCCGAAGCAACGGACAACGAAATTTTCCACGCCGCGAAGCTAGCGCACGCGGATCAATTCATCAAGGACCTCGAGAATGGCTTTAACACCCGGATTGACGGTGATGGTTCCGACCTCTCTCAGGGTCAGAAGCAGTTGCTGTCGATTGCCCGGGCCATGGTCTCGGATACGCCACTCATGATTCTAGATGAGGCAACCTCAAGTATTGATACCAAAACTGAACGGTTGGTTCAGGCCGGAATGGACAACCTACTGGCCGGTCGGACGAGTTTCGTGATTGCCCACAGACTATCGACA
- a CDS encoding DUF951 domain-containing protein, translating into MFNLGDTVKMKKPHACGANNWEVIRLGADIKLKCMGCGHIVMLPRSAFVKKMKEVLLSGDAAKNANPENYVDVAKKRPDQIEGV; encoded by the coding sequence ATGTTTAATTTAGGTGATACAGTCAAAATGAAGAAGCCCCATGCATGCGGTGCAAACAACTGGGAGGTTATTCGCCTGGGTGCAGACATTAAGTTGAAGTGCATGGGATGTGGTCACATCGTGATGCTGCCACGCAGCGCCTTTGTCAAAAAAATGAAGGAAGTATTGTTGAGCGGGGATGCGGCGAAGAATGCTAATCCCGAAAACTACGTTGATGTGGCTAAGAAACGTCCAGATCAAATTGAAGGAGTTTAG
- the ychF gene encoding redox-regulated ATPase YchF, whose protein sequence is MSLTAGIVGLPNVGKSTLFNAITKAGAEMANYPFATIDPNVGMVEVPDQRLARIDELIPAKKIIKTTFEFTDIAGLVQGASKGEGLGNKFLENIRQVDAIVHVVRAFDDDNITTVTGKVDPKDDIEVINLELSLADLDSVNKRYERVGKMAKTKDKDAMAEYAVLEKIKPVLEAGGAVRSIEFNEDEQKIAKGLFLLTSKPVIYVANIAEESMADPDSDPYFKIVADLAAAEGAEALGISAKTEEEIATLDDDEKAEFLEAEGVTESGLDRLIKASYHLLGLQTFFTAGGKETRAWTFKKGMKAPQVAGVIHSDFERGFIRAETVSFEDLDKYGSMQKVKEAGRLRLEGKEYVVQDGDIIEFRFNV, encoded by the coding sequence ATGTCTTTAACAGCAGGTATTGTTGGCCTACCCAATGTAGGTAAGTCAACGCTTTTTAATGCGATTACTAAGGCCGGCGCCGAGATGGCGAATTATCCGTTCGCCACAATCGATCCGAATGTTGGGATGGTCGAGGTGCCAGATCAACGTTTGGCACGTATCGATGAGTTGATTCCAGCTAAGAAAATTATCAAGACCACGTTTGAGTTCACGGATATTGCGGGCTTGGTCCAAGGTGCCAGTAAGGGTGAGGGACTGGGTAACAAGTTCCTCGAGAATATCAGACAGGTTGACGCAATTGTGCACGTGGTACGGGCCTTTGACGATGACAACATCACAACAGTTACTGGCAAGGTCGACCCGAAGGACGATATTGAAGTAATCAACTTGGAGCTTAGTCTAGCCGACCTCGATAGCGTCAACAAGCGCTACGAACGTGTGGGCAAGATGGCGAAGACTAAGGATAAAGATGCGATGGCCGAGTATGCCGTGCTTGAGAAGATTAAACCGGTGCTCGAGGCCGGTGGCGCCGTTCGCTCGATAGAATTCAACGAGGATGAGCAGAAGATTGCGAAAGGCCTGTTCCTTTTGACGTCTAAGCCCGTGATCTATGTGGCAAATATTGCCGAGGAATCGATGGCGGATCCTGATAGCGACCCGTACTTCAAGATTGTGGCGGATTTGGCCGCAGCTGAGGGTGCAGAGGCGCTCGGTATCTCGGCTAAAACCGAAGAGGAAATTGCGACGCTAGATGACGATGAGAAGGCCGAGTTCTTGGAGGCTGAGGGTGTCACCGAGTCTGGGCTCGACCGACTGATTAAGGCCAGCTACCACCTACTTGGTTTACAAACCTTTTTCACCGCCGGGGGCAAGGAAACAAGAGCCTGGACCTTCAAGAAAGGCATGAAAGCACCGCAGGTTGCGGGTGTAATTCACTCTGATTTCGAGCGGGGCTTCATCCGGGCCGAGACAGTTTCGTTTGAAGATCTGGACAAGTACGGTAGCATGCAAAAGGTTAAAGAGGCCGGACGGTTACGTCTGGAAGGTAAGGAATATGTCGTCCAAGACGGGGATATCATTGAATTTAGATTCAATGTGTAG
- a CDS encoding DUF1129 domain-containing protein — MDPKDKNKAVIEQQQELKAKQDSAAEQEASLEAATPEELRGMLTKRNEDYVFRLEKQLKEAGLTEGDAKLKVNSYLKEIIVAQRKGQPATHLYGSPQVKAQELVDPRSRQADEVKFWQKAVDNSLLYLAIFSAMFGLVGLFSKTQQQIGFITILSVGLLFGFLMTYYNDLIMRKKEDRPSMWKMMLGGIGIVFFIFLWITLTELPFLRVVNPVLPGWGSLVIAVLAYLGRRYFRAHYHITTSSFGPGPGARR, encoded by the coding sequence TTGGATCCAAAAGATAAGAACAAGGCAGTTATTGAGCAACAACAAGAATTAAAGGCTAAGCAAGATTCCGCTGCCGAACAGGAAGCAAGCCTTGAGGCTGCTACACCAGAAGAGTTGCGCGGTATGTTGACCAAGAGAAATGAAGACTACGTTTTTCGGTTGGAGAAGCAGCTAAAGGAAGCAGGTCTGACCGAAGGTGATGCAAAGCTCAAGGTCAATAGCTACCTTAAGGAGATTATCGTTGCCCAAAGAAAAGGACAGCCTGCAACACATCTTTATGGTTCACCGCAGGTGAAGGCACAGGAGTTAGTTGATCCAAGAAGCAGACAAGCAGATGAGGTCAAGTTCTGGCAGAAGGCCGTAGATAACTCGCTGTTGTACCTCGCCATCTTTTCCGCTATGTTCGGCTTAGTCGGCCTGTTTAGCAAGACCCAACAACAAATTGGTTTCATCACCATTCTGTCAGTTGGTCTCCTATTTGGTTTTCTCATGACTTATTACAACGACCTCATCATGAGAAAGAAGGAAGATCGGCCTTCGATGTGGAAGATGATGCTCGGGGGAATCGGGATCGTGTTCTTCATCTTCTTGTGGATTACGTTAACGGAATTACCATTCCTCCGCGTCGTTAATCCGGTACTCCCTGGCTGGGGTAGCCTGGTGATTGCGGTGCTTGCCTACCTGGGTCGGCGCTACTTCCGCGCACACTACCACATCACCACTTCATCGTTTGGTCCTGGACCCGGAGCTAGAAGATAA